The genomic segment ACAGTATTAAGACCAACCAAGAGAGAACGCGATACACTTCTTCACAATCTTTGTGCTATCTCCTCTATGAGTTTTTCCTCCTCAAGGACTAACAAATCCAGCCAGAAAGCAGTGTCAAGTATTTcaaatcaaaaatacaaaaaaataaactctccCTTCCAATTTTATTCTAGATATAATTTCTTCTGGTTTTACAGAATCTAATAGTATatactgtgtgtatgtatgtatgtatatatgtacacagcTTTTTGTTTACTTATGTCTTATGAGAGttgattttaaatacatatttttataactgcAATTCTGACTTTTCACTAAGCCAGCCTACTCCTCTCAAATACACAAACATAAACTGTCTAGTAAACTCCAGTCACTTTTTTTCcagagttaaaaaacaaaaatgccctGGTTTTCTCCTTACTAAGACAGGAAGCATTTCCTGGAGCTTAATCACTATTTTGACTTGCAAATTTGGAAAGGTTCAGAGAAATTAGTGAAGTCACTTATATCATCCTATTTGGGATCTGGAATTTTTGGAAATGGTTCTGCTGCTCTTCGGATGACAGCAATCATGAGTCACACTGTGGGTGAACTAAGCAAACATCGCCACCCTATAAAAGTTGGGCTCCAGAGGGTGGACCTAGAAGAAGGTAGGCAAAGAGCAAGGCATTGAGAGAACACAGATCCGAGTGAAGCCAGTAGAAATGAAGACTGTTCCTATGCTACTGCTTCTGTGTGTGGCCGCTGGCTCAGCCTATCCACTGAATGGAGCTGCAAGGGACGAGGACAACAGCATGGAGCTAGTTCAGGTAACTAAAGGAGGCGGCCCTCACACTCATTCACAGGGGTAAGCGGGAAAACCATCTCTGCTTCGCATTCACAAAACTCATGCAGAGTGTTTGAATTACTGTGCAGGAATAGTTCAAGGACAGAAAGTTATAAAGTGTTGCATGTGGAAAGGGTCTCCATATTACACACTATTCAGACTCCTCCTTTCACGTAGGAAGAAACAAAGGCCAGGTATATTAGGCATTTTTCTAAGATCATAGATACTATAGTAGGGAGAGTGTATGAAATGTATcttgcttttgagtttttttaggcattgttttcttttcttagtaagaaagaaaataacaaaatttaacacATACTATATATGGGAATCCTGCATACCTGAGAGGTTTAGAGTCCCTGCATGCATGAGGGGTTCAGATACAGAAAAGGGGATTGAGCTATATAAGACATTCTGAGCCAGGGATGAGGTAATGTACCTTGGGGACTTCAAAGAGTCATTGCAGGATGATAAGAGAAGAAGTTTAGTAAATAAGTTTGCTCTGACTTCTAGGGAGTCAAAACTGATAATCAGTTACAGGCAAGGCCTCTAATTCAAATATTTCTGGGCAGttaagggtggggaggggcaaaaGTTTCTCCTGAGCCTGTGGCTAAGGTTTCCGTTAGCTCAAAACAACCTACATACCACAGAAGGAAATCTTGGGGTGACTTGTTCCGGATCCTCTACCGGAAACTTCTTTAGGTAGTTTAATACAATGTAAGATTAGCTAGATTTGTATGTTGCCAGTGTCATGTTTTGACacaggaatttgtccattttcttttctcaaaccAAGTCCTTACGAGacacataaaatagaaaattgagGGAATTGAAGAAATGCTCCTAAAATGGAAGAAGGTAATATTTTCTCTTGAGATTATAGTGTGTGAACTCTCAGCTCACACACTATATAGTTATGCCCAAAGAAGTTAGTTTTATCTCCTTTAAATGGActagatatttatttaaattttctacttcttttcaaGTGCTCTTGTAGGAAACTAAGCTATAGAGATTATTTAGCTACAAAGATAAAACAAAAGTGGAATCTGtaattaattcaaaaattaaacagaatatgACACTTTGATTTCAGCAAActgaaatgtttcaaataaattaaGTGAGCAACTGCACAAATGTACTATAAAAGCCTAAAAAGTCATAAGAATGATCTAAAAACTATACTTATTATTCCAATAGCACTACCTAGAAAAATACTACAACCTCGCAAAAGAAGTGAAACCATTTGTTAGAAGAAAGGACAGTAGCCCTGTTgttaaaaaaatccaagaaatgcAGAAGTTCCTGGGGTTGGAGGTGACGGGGAAGCTGGACTCAGACACACTGGAGGTGATGCATAAGCCCAGGTGTGGAGTTCCCGATGTTGGAGGCTTCACTACCTTTCTTGGCATGCCAAAGTGGAGGAAAACTCACCTTACCTACAGGTAAGGGGTCCCAAGAGGTTTTTAAATAATACTGACAGTTCACACACTGTAATCTCAAGAGAAAATGTTACCTTCTTTAATTGTTCTCATACAGGATTGTGAATTATACACTGGATTTGTCAAGAGATGCTGTTGATTCTGCCATTGAGAAGGCTCTGAAGGTCTGGGAGGAGGTGACCCCACTTACATTCTCCAGGATTTTTGAAGGAGAGGCTGACATAATGATCACTTTTGCAGTTAGaggtaagaaacaaacaaaaatcatgaAATGCCTCCATTTACCTGGTCGTGTTTTATTAGAAAAGTTTCCAAAGAGGTTCTAATTACCCATCTTTCCAATAATTTTGTTTCTCTATTAGATCATGGAGACTTTCAATCTTTTGATGGTCCTGGGATGGTTTTGGCTCATGCCTACCCGCCCGGGCTGGGGATTCAGGGAGATGCTCACTTTGATGACGATGAGCAATGGACACAGGATACAGCAGGTTAGTTATACATCTCagaatgattttgatttttttatatttgggAAAGTCTTAATAACGAAGAATATTCAAGAAATGCCTTGCCTTGTATTTCCCCATGAGTGAAGGACCAGCaggatatattttgttttaatcattattaaaaatgttttcagatgtCTAAAAAATTCATTCTCTGTCTTGGTAAGCACAATATAGGAAGCGTCATTAAGTATTTCTTTGATGACTCTGTTTTTTCTGTGATCTTAGAACCATCATTAAGGACAATTTCTCATATCAAATTGTGGATATCCAATATGCAGTACATTGTATTGAATATATACTAACATGTGCCCTGGACATatccaaagggggaaaatgtccCCCAATTACTTCTTTATCGATCCaaacagaaataagaattaaCCTCCAGAAACAGGTTTCAGTTCAGGTTTTTCTGGttagaataacattttattttctccaggtTAAGAAGGGCTATTATGGACTTGTTCTGGAAGAAAGAACTAAACCTCAAATAAAAAGTCCACACTCTTTAAGGTCGAAAAGAATGTTTCTCAGTTTATACTTGGATACAAAAAATATTACTTCTGAAATTTAACTGGGattttataatcaaaatataaacagaatctCTGTTCAGTGCTAGGTTAGTGCTAGATAAAATTCCTTGATTGAATTAGCTACTTCTTCCTTGAAAGAAACATTCCTGCAAAGTCtcaaatgaaaacttaaaagtcAAATTACTTGTTATTTCAATCATAATTACCTAATGCCTTCCAATTTCAAcattctagtttatttttattatatggagaaaaatatttgagtaCAGCTAGTATTTGTGTGGCCAAAATCATTTTTGTGACAAATGCTAAACAGATTGGGCAAGTTATGTTTTAAACCGATCTTACAAACTCAATGatatctattattattaatatttttggactcAATATGTACTAAATAATAATCATGAAACTGAAAATAATGCAAGCAACATTCCAATGGCAAATAACAGAAATAAGATTGTTTAAGGATTGCAGAATTGAAGTGAATAAATTGTGATTCATTTAATTTAGACTAACCAAAAAATGGCAATACATTAAACAGTATTTAGCTTTtcattgaaaaatcaaaagaaatactTATTGATGTGCTAAGCTAGTAGGTTCATTCTATTCCAGAGGGCAATAAAAGGAATCTCATTCTCATGAAGCTAATAGGCTCCTGAGAAGGGAGTAGTGGACATGGCTTGACAATTTGTCTCAAAGATTCATGTCAGGAAAGAGCCTTGAAAAACACTTGGCTTTACATTAAGTGCGGATCACTTAATTGATCAGTTAACCAAAAATCAAGGCAAAAATAATCCCTGTGCCTCCAGGCAGTAAACAAATATAATGCACAGCCGATCTGTATAATGTACATGCATTTAAGGAATAAGTAACTCTTATTTATCATTTCTTAAATAGGGACCAATTTGTTCCTCGTTGCTGCTCATGAACTTGGCCATTCCCTGGGTCTCTATCACTCGGACAACACTGAAGCTTTGATGTACCCAGTCTACAACGCATTCACAGACCTGGCCAGGTTCCGCCTTTCTCAAGATGATGTGAAAGGCATTCAGTCCCTGTATGGTGAGTGATGCTGGGAAAATTAGGCATTGTAGCTTTGCAATGACGGTCTTCAGGAAAGCTTGAAAATGCTTCATAAAGCATTTGCAGTCAGCTTGAAGTCCTTTGAGAATGTTTGGGAAGCACCCGCATTGACAGCAGCATCACATGTCTCCTAACATTTGCATCCTCTCATCTGTTCTCTTTAGGACCTCcccctgcttcccgtgatgagccTGTGGTGCCCACAGAATCCCTGCCTCCTAAGACACCAGCCACGTGTGATCCCACTTTGTCCTTCGATGCAGTCAGCACTCTGAGGGGAGAATTCCTGTTCTTTAAAGACAGGTGAGAGCAGAATCTTCTATTTTCCCATCTATTCTTTTGATGTGCAATgcttagaaatgaaaacaaacagaaacttgaTAGAgggttttaaacatttcaaacaaaaatgatTCCTCTGAACTGAAAATTCCTCTGATCTGGTGCTCCAATTCCCACATTTTCCTAAAACTGGCAAGTCCATTTTTGAAGTCCTAGCCAGCGTGATTTAATCCTTGACCTCTAATTGTTCCCAAATGTTATAAGTCATGGTTGCCTTTCAACAGGCACATGTAGAactttaaaatcagaattttgtctttatctccttaaaaaaatgacaccaaaatAGCATTACATTCAATCAATTAATTTACTCCCTGCTGAATAAATACGCACATGATGAAACATTTAAACTGCACAAATgggaagaaaggtaaaaacaagtCTTCCTTACATCATTGATCTTGGTTCCCCAGTTCGCTCCATCTTCATCCACAGCCAAAGACACTTTTTTATCCTTCCAGAAATGTTCCATGCACATACAAACATATACTTACACTATCCATAGACTTACACATACATCTgtctatatttttgaaaatggaaaagatgatataatatatacattgttTTACATGAATTTTAGGTATTTAAAGTTTACGCTCAGCTAATTAACTTGCATTTTAGGATAACTTCCATTTCATAGAAGATATTACTCTGTAATCTTACAGCAAGAGGTCCAGTGcagttttctgaagaaaagagaaaaatattttcccaggGGCAGTATACCTGATTTCTGTCTGTAATCAAGTCTAGAAGATAAGGGAATGGGGAAGATGGGTGagacagaaaatgaggaaaatacgCTAAAgatgaaagactttttaaattttcatttctttttacatgtatttcaGACATTTTTGGCGCAAATCCCTAAGGACTCTTGAACCTGAATTCCATTTGATCTCCTCCTTTTGGCCCTCTCTTCCTTCAGGAGTAGATGCTGCATATGAAGATACCAGCAAGGATATCGTTTTCATTTTTATAcgtaattattatataataattttttgaacTTGTACAAAGAAATCCTCTCACAGGAAAATTGAATAGGactttaagtttttcttttgtacCAAATTCTGTCTATTTTATTACACTAAGGTAATGAAGAAATGACTGAAACtggtattgttttatttatgtattttatagatGATAAAATGAACACAATAATATAAATTGCTTTAGAGTTGTATATTCCTTCATTTGATctctgctcattcattcaatgGGTGAATTTTTGTTAAATGCCCACTTCGAGCTGGTGACTAAATCTAAAATTCTGGCATCTTCTTTACTGTAAAATCAAAGATGCTAAAAAGTATTTCTAAAGACCAAAGGTTTAACTGTTAAAAATTCCATGTgactcaattattttttttcaaacaggaaaTCAGTTCTGGGCCATCAGAGGAAACGAGGTCCAAGCAGGTTACCCTAGAGGCATCCAAACACTGGGCTTTCCTCCCACAGTCAATAAAATAGATGCAGCCATTTTcgataaggaaaagaagaaaacatacttCTTTGTAGAAGACAAATACTGGAGGTAATATGCAATTGCAATGACTTTGTATGGAGCCTAATtagagaaattgttttctttctctaaagaaaTCCCCTGCCTCGCTCAGTTCTGCTTCCCTCTCAATAGGAAGATGAGGCTTTAGACCACTGTGGAGGAAGTGTTTATTTACAGGGCTGTCCAGCCTGTGGGCCGCATGAAGcccagaatggctgtgaatgaggcctaacacaaaatcctaaatatactttaaaaattatgagatttttttgtgtgtgattacgtgttgcagtgtatttaatgtttggcccaagacaactttttcTTCCAGTGCAGACACGCCAAAGGTTGGACACAGCTGCCATTGGTGCCTGGTCACAGACATTTCGTAGGCTCTTCTGTTCGGAGTCCCATGTAGAGCAGGAGGGAGCTTCTTTTTGTGCTGTTGCCCAAGCTGCCAGAAGTGCCCTTTTCTCCCATCCACCTACCCAAACCCCACCCATCCTCAAATCCTGACTCAAGTCCCACCACCTCCATGACGCTTTTCTGCTGGACTCTCAACCTAattgggcttttctttttttgaaagaagCCCTGAGAATCCAGGCCAAAATTTAGTATTCCTTTCCCATTGCCTTAAGCTCTACTCATTGTCACGTTGGGTGTGTGTCTTGTCTTCCCAACTTTACTGTATGGTTCTCAAGAGCTTCCTTTAACCTCACTCACTCATTACTTCGGCCTGTTTCAGAGGAAAATGAGCAGAGGCAGGGTAGTT from the Desmodus rotundus isolate HL8 chromosome 5, HLdesRot8A.1, whole genome shotgun sequence genome contains:
- the LOC112317540 gene encoding stromelysin-1, whose translation is MKTVPMLLLLCVAAGSAYPLNGAARDEDNSMELVQHYLEKYYNLAKEVKPFVRRKDSSPVVKKIQEMQKFLGLEVTGKLDSDTLEVMHKPRCGVPDVGGFTTFLGMPKWRKTHLTYRIVNYTLDLSRDAVDSAIEKALKVWEEVTPLTFSRIFEGEADIMITFAVRDHGDFQSFDGPGMVLAHAYPPGLGIQGDAHFDDDEQWTQDTAGTNLFLVAAHELGHSLGLYHSDNTEALMYPVYNAFTDLARFRLSQDDVKGIQSLYGPPPASRDEPVVPTESLPPKTPATCDPTLSFDAVSTLRGEFLFFKDRHFWRKSLRTLEPEFHLISSFWPSLPSGVDAAYEDTSKDIVFIFIRNQFWAIRGNEVQAGYPRGIQTLGFPPTVNKIDAAIFDKEKKKTYFFVEDKYWRFDGKKQSMDPGFPRQIVEDFPGVDSKVDAVFEAFGFFYFFSGSSQLEYDPNARKVTHVLKSNSWFNC